One Halarcobacter ebronensis genomic window carries:
- a CDS encoding metal ABC transporter permease, with translation MFEALQYDFIQNAIISGVLVSIAAGIIGSLVIANKITFLAGGIAHSSYGGIGLAIFLGVPVLFGATIFAIATAVIISLLTLKNRNRIDAIIGIMWAFGMALGIIFVDLTPGYNVDLMSYLFGSIIAVSKEDLIYLVILDFFIITLVLLFYKEILAVSYDSEFAQLRGINVKFFYTLILILAALSVVGAIKVVGLILVIALLTIPTYLAEMFVKKLSSMMILSSIIATLFTLIGLCISYYFDISSGASIIVVGVISLLLFKFLGKK, from the coding sequence ATGTTTGAGGCATTACAATATGATTTTATACAAAATGCAATAATCTCTGGAGTTTTAGTCTCAATAGCTGCTGGAATAATTGGTTCTTTGGTAATTGCAAATAAAATCACTTTTCTAGCAGGAGGAATTGCCCATAGCTCTTATGGAGGGATTGGTCTTGCAATATTTTTAGGAGTTCCTGTTCTTTTTGGAGCTACCATTTTTGCAATTGCTACAGCTGTAATTATCTCTTTATTAACATTAAAAAACAGAAATAGAATAGATGCAATTATTGGTATTATGTGGGCATTTGGAATGGCTTTGGGAATTATCTTTGTTGATTTAACTCCTGGGTACAATGTAGATTTAATGAGTTATCTTTTTGGTTCTATAATAGCAGTTTCAAAAGAGGATTTAATATATCTTGTTATTTTAGATTTTTTTATTATAACTCTTGTGCTTTTGTTTTATAAAGAGATTTTGGCAGTTTCATATGACAGTGAGTTTGCTCAGTTAAGAGGAATAAATGTAAAGTTTTTTTATACACTAATTCTTATTTTAGCCGCTCTTAGTGTTGTTGGAGCTATAAAAGTAGTTGGACTAATCCTTGTAATTGCACTTTTAACTATTCCAACATATTTAGCAGAGATGTTTGTAAAAAAACTATCTTCAATGATGATATTAAGTTCAATTATAGCTACACTATTTACTTTAATTGGTCTTTGTATCTCATACTACTTCGATATTAGTTCTGGAGCTAGTATAATAGTTGTAGGAGTTATATCTCTACTACTTTTTAAATTTTTAGGAAAAAAATGA
- a CDS encoding S1 RNA-binding domain-containing protein, with protein sequence MNKKIELGVINTLKVNRVSEPGLYLCSLDEQEVLLPNCYVKQEMKIDSTLEVFIYTDSEDRLVATTLTPYGKKDDFVCLEVVDSTKFGAFLDMGLTKDLLVPKNRQRSTFNVGSRKVIQIVEDEKTNRLIGTEKFVLEKFPANLENHSEVEILLYMKTPLGFKVIVNNAYEGLIYHNEIFEKINIGDRKKAYVKNLREDGKLDISLQKIGEEKKDDDANRILDILSKNGGEMTFTYKSTPEDIKKSFGLSRKAFKASLTKLIEENKIELLENSIKVK encoded by the coding sequence ATGAATAAAAAAATAGAATTGGGTGTAATTAATACCCTAAAGGTAAATAGAGTTTCAGAACCTGGATTATATCTTTGTTCACTAGATGAACAAGAGGTTTTGCTTCCAAACTGTTATGTAAAACAAGAGATGAAAATAGACTCTACGCTAGAGGTTTTTATCTATACAGATAGTGAAGATAGATTAGTAGCAACTACTTTAACTCCTTATGGTAAAAAAGATGATTTTGTTTGCTTAGAAGTTGTTGATAGTACAAAATTTGGTGCTTTTTTGGATATGGGATTAACAAAAGATTTACTTGTTCCTAAAAATAGACAAAGATCAACCTTTAATGTAGGTAGCAGAAAAGTTATTCAAATAGTTGAAGATGAAAAAACTAACAGATTAATAGGAACAGAAAAGTTTGTTCTTGAGAAGTTTCCAGCAAACTTGGAAAACCATAGTGAAGTTGAAATTCTTCTTTATATGAAAACTCCTTTAGGTTTTAAAGTTATTGTAAACAATGCCTATGAAGGTTTGATTTATCACAATGAGATTTTTGAAAAAATCAATATTGGAGATAGAAAAAAAGCCTATGTAAAAAACTTAAGAGAAGATGGAAAACTTGATATCTCTTTGCAAAAAATTGGTGAAGAAAAAAAAGATGATGATGCAAATAGAATTTTGGATATTTTAAGTAAAAATGGGGGCGAAATGACCTTCACATATAAAAGCACTCCTGAAGATATAAAAAAGAGTTTTGGTTTAAGTAGAAAGGCCTTTAAAGCCTCTTTAACAAAGCTAATAGAAGAGAATAAAATAGAGCTTTTAGAGAACTCAATCAAAGTTAAATAA
- the tpx gene encoding thiol peroxidase, which translates to MATTNLKGNPVNLAGTEVNVGDKAPMINVVGQDLSNIQIGGKAQVIVVVPSLDTAVCAAETRKFNEEAAKSDAEVVVVSMDLPFAMGRFCTTEGIENLKVGSDFRNKEFANAYGVLIADGPLAGVTCRAIFVTDDAGVVKYKEICPEITEEPNYQAALSSI; encoded by the coding sequence ATGGCAACAACTAATCTTAAAGGAAATCCTGTAAACTTAGCAGGTACAGAAGTTAATGTAGGTGATAAAGCTCCAATGATAAATGTTGTAGGACAAGATTTATCTAATATTCAAATTGGTGGAAAAGCACAAGTTATTGTTGTAGTTCCTTCACTTGATACTGCTGTTTGTGCAGCAGAGACTAGAAAGTTTAATGAAGAGGCTGCAAAATCTGATGCTGAAGTTGTAGTTGTATCTATGGATTTGCCATTTGCAATGGGAAGATTTTGCACAACTGAAGGTATTGAAAATTTAAAAGTTGGAAGTGATTTTAGAAATAAAGAGTTTGCAAATGCATACGGAGTTTTAATCGCCGATGGACCACTTGCTGGAGTTACTTGTAGAGCAATTTTTGTTACAGATGACGCTGGTGTTGTAAAATATAAAGAGATTTGTCCAGAAATTACTGAAGAACCAAATTATCAAGCTGCATTATCTTCAATTTAA